In Vigna unguiculata cultivar IT97K-499-35 chromosome 3, ASM411807v1, whole genome shotgun sequence, a single genomic region encodes these proteins:
- the LOC114175666 gene encoding E3 ubiquitin-protein ligase SINA-like 10, whose product MFKNLQKQHQREREKEMVKISVGGYDDGEGPSNRNQKRRREEEDEEEERNTRRSFEIVDRSIELQEREDHPPAPPNRATPNGSASNATRVRSIPIFVSDPDVLDCCICYEPLSAPVFQCENGHIACSNCCVRLKNKCPMCLMPIGYNRCRAIEKVLDSIKMSCPNANYGCTETFCYSKKNDHEKECIYLPCLCPHAGCDFVASSKELFLHVSHRHVDSGTLFTYDKFFTVIFSADQKTIVLQEKNDGNLFIVHNNHEQLGHKVRISCIGPKSMGEFQYEVLARFRGSTLILQSFTKIIQGQYVDPPSNAFLLIPSGVFGPLQLKLDIRIKSH is encoded by the exons ATGTTCAAGAATTTGCAGAAGCAGCatcaaagagagagagagaaagaaatggtGAAAATTTCAGTTGGTGGGTATGATGATGGAGAAGGACCCAGCAACCGCAACCAGAAGCGACGAAGAGAAGAGGAGGACGAAGAAGAAGAACGAAACACGCGACGGAGCTTTGAAATTGTTGACCGTTCAATTGAACTTCAAGAGCGTGAAGATCATCCTCCTGCTCCACCCAATCGTGCTACCCCAAATGGTTCTGCAAGCAATGCCACCAGAGTTCGGTCCATTCCAATCTTCGTTTCAGACCCTGATGTCCTCGATTGCTGCATTTGCTACGAACCCTTGAGTGCTCCTGTCTTCCAG TGTGAGAATGGACACATTGCTTGCTCTAATTGCTGTGTCAGACTCAAGAACAAGTGTCCCATGTGTTTGATGCCAATTGGGTATAACCGTTGTCGGGCGATTGAGAAGGTGTTGGACTCTATTAAAATGTCGTGTCCGAATGCAAATTATGGCTGCACAGAAACATTTTGTTACAGCAAGAAAAACGACCATGAGAAGGAATGCATCTATCTGCCATGTTTATGCCCTCATGCTGGTTGTGATTTTGTTGCCTCATCCAAGGAGTTATTCCTCCACGTCAGCCACAGACATGTAGACTCTGGAACACTGTTTACATATGATAAATTTTTCACAGTCATCTTCAGTGCTGACCAGAAAACAATTGTTCTGCAAGAGAAAAATGATGGTAATCTGTTTATTGTTCACAATAACCATGAGCAGCTGGGACATAAAGTCCGCATTAGCTGCATCGGCCCCAAGTCCATGGGAGAGTTTCAGTATGAAGTTTTGGCTAGGTTTCGAGGAAGCACTCTAATACTGCAATCTTTTACCAAGATCATTCAAGGTCAATATGTTGATCCACCTTCAAATGCGTTCCTTTTGATTCCTTCTGGGGTTTTTGGCCCTCTACAACTGAAACTAGACATTCGCATTAAGTCACATTAA
- the LOC114177537 gene encoding uncharacterized protein LOC114177537, producing MIESLQTRHKPQLGGHDSEIKGLLLDQLLAMASPLNERREPEWKQAWIGNTLLSVPPLPLLAIVGIVVFLLWISTQLNNNYLVMQIATTNFNFFLLFLPLVLTLVAQGTRLLPPAPSVMRPSHDGDVESESSSSSMPWGWVISVLMLLLLISYRLHPILVVGIVFFYVYFLSA from the exons ATGATTGAGTCTCTTCAAACACGTCACAAACCCCAACTCGGTGGACATGATTCCGAAATTAAAGGCCTTCTGCTGGATCAGCTACT AGCAATGGCTTCGCCTCTGAATGAGAGAAGAGAACCAGAATGGAAGCAAGCATGGATAGGGAACACTTTGCTCTCTGTTCCTCCTCTGCCACTGCTAGCCATAGTTGGCATAGTGGTGTTCTTGCTGTGGATATCAACACAGTTGAACAACAACTACTTAGTCATGCAGATAGCCACCACCAACTTCAACTTCTTCCTCTTGTTTTTACCTCTTGTGTTGACCCTCGTTGCCCAAGGAACACGCCTCCTGCCTCCTGCACCAAGTGTGATGAGGCCTTCGCATGATGGAGATGTGGAGTCagagtcatcatcatcatcaatgcCATGGGGATGGGTTATCTCTGTTCTCATGCTGTTGCTTTTGATATCCTACCGACTTCACCCTATCTTGGTTGTTGGAATAGTGTTTTTCTATGTGTATTTCTTGTCAGCATAA